The Cryptococcus deuterogattii R265 chromosome 3, complete sequence genome has a segment encoding these proteins:
- a CDS encoding DNA-directed RNA polymerase I II and III subunit RPABC1, which translates to MSHEANRELARLWRVSRTVHEMVRDRGYLLADYEINVSFEEFKDRHGATGSVDRSNMSFDAIHESDSTDKIFVYFCADKNVSKASMKTFIGSMDKMGARRGIIIWSEKMSPAAKKTLQEMQSEYHLEDFPESDLLVNITKHFLVPKHTIMKPEEKSALIKRYRLKETQLPRIMVTDPVAKYYGLKRGQVMKIERASETAGRYITYRICM; encoded by the exons ATGTCCCACGAAGCGAACCGAGAATTAGCTAGATTATGGCGTGTTTCCCGAACTGTCCATGAGATGGTTAGAGATCGA GGATATTTGCTTGCCGATTATGAGATCAACGTTTCGTTTGAAGAGTTCAAGGACAGGCATGGTGCGACTGGATCTGTCGA CCGTTCCAACATGAGCTTTGATGCCATTCATGAAAGCGACAGCACCGACAAGATCTTTGTGTACTTTTGCGCGGACAAGAATGTTAGCAAGGCGTCTATGAAGAC CTTTATTGGTTCTATGGACAAGATGGGTGCCAGGCGAGGAATCATCATCTGGAGTGAAAAGATGTCACCGGCGGCCAAAAAG ACATTACAAGAAATGCAGTCTGAATACCATCTCGAAGATTTCCCCGAATCTGACCTTCTCGTTAACATCACCAAACACTTCCTCGTTCCTAAGCACACTATCATGAAGCCCGAAGAAAAATCTGCTCTTATCAAGCGATA CCGATTGAAAGAGACTCAATTACCACGTATCATGGTCACCGACCCCGTGGCCAAGTACTACGGTTTGAAGCGGGGACAGGTTATGAAGATTGAACGAGCGAGTGAGACTGCTGGACG GTACATTACCTATCGCATTTGCATGTAG
- a CDS encoding ATP-binding cassette transporter: MDVSKIDPPSPFLISTIRTVPSLIVLLLPLLFSIPPFKQLGDRLAPVFSDFVTLRSLVPPEPATSAQKADEQARRPKAWKGFVLAAFSLAEAATWTGITGWKILQLAQGDGTTLRDTLLSIGMVVVWLGIFSIFAFRPLTTPPWSILIISILLFVVSAWAIGQAWYIRTITGFLPSWASSGRITLEFLNIGATATIILVLGSLKLASPEVLSRLPQVAPDDDVTLLSWMTFGWVDSFIRYGNSQELEPEDLPLLSMTQQTRIVSEKFRQAATSKLVYKLFLANKLDMALDGSLTLVSVILNYAGPFFLNRILQGLDTRSREAMSRAYVFALFALFASVSKALVDLLHLWHSRRAAVRIKAELTAAVYDKALRRKDASGIVSKTGAEDKESDGKQEKMSNADSGKVVNLMSGDTTRIANTVSGAYFIYSAPFEILVASIFLYNILGWSAFAGIVVLAVAAPLNSFVSSRSVKITQDLLKARDKRIGVMNELIGAIQFIKFFAWIEQWKGRAAEARSNEMKQMIRSLINNVWFALLWSLAPILVTLVSFFCYIVIEKRDLTVSVAFTAISLFTMLRLPLNIIPSYIVIILQSLVSVQRIEDFLAEDEVPDWVSSLKRSETQNDEPTKIGFENASFRWNTGKQSSLSGTIESSKGKQPASAPAPLDGSVVTDGSTVVEETFFMLSDLNINFPIGRLSVITGPTGSGKTALLTALLGEMELLSGRSYLPKNTTQVDSSSGLRNSIAYAAQTPWLQQTSIKNNILFGEPFDEERYEMVLEACALNPDLDALEDGDMTEIGAKGVSLSGGQKARVALARAVYSYTQHLLLDDPLAAVDSHTAKHLTDKCLDGPILKGRTVVLVSHHVELLLPSTDYLVRILDGRVDIQGTIQDLRERGDLDGMVALEEAELLKEEDRGKGKSQEEEVVEGEDADVQEIKKEKNKGPGKKLIQDEERAIGNVKWETYKLYIVAATYTTWAWTLLVLILSQLCTVAERYWLKVWGEAYSKQHATTLFTMFKPAIHDLTSHYFDNELHQHVLQHSVSENVTFAASEAVSVDISGITSQFPSAETDPTFYLAVYTAIVLGAAILGVASSGIGAWSSYRAAVTIHDRLLDRIMRATVRFFSVTPLGRIINRFSRDVEVIDSSLNGALRTVLIYVASLLAAIGVVAFIVPWFLVPAALISYLYYQYSVLYLRVGRSLRRLEATLRSPIFSGFAELLDGVISVRAFSAEARFMEQLCKQVDQTNQAFYYYWMMNRWLLLRFDFLGAISVALTTWLALSGAVPAGSAGMAIVSAQSFVSACYWVSRFWGQLEMDFNSVERVQEYLSVPQEPPAVIPSNRPPAYWPANTGAPDFLSVRDIEIKYAPDLPTVFKGSFDIKAGEKIGLIGRTGSGKSTLGMSLLRFTDPTSGSIVLDGIDITKIGVDDLRSRITYIPQDAVLFSGTVRENLDPFAEHTDVELYDALARVNLGPHGTSPLPSRIPSRVASSRRLDAIIAEESAARSSASSALGSALSSANARAIITLTTEVSAGGSNFSQGQRQLVAMARALLRRSNLIIMDEATASVDFATDEAIQAAIRSEFKDSTLLTIAHRLSSVIDYDRLLVLSDGAVAEFDTPINLLRKDGSLFKTLCEKSGKYKELFKAAEKKEQEDQEKESSSG, from the exons ATGGACGTCTCAAAAATC gatcctccttccccttttcttATATCCACCATTCGAACCgtcccttctctcatcgTCCTACTTCTTCCGCTGCTCTTCTCAATTCCACCTTTTAAGCAACTTGGCGACCGACTTGCTCCTGTTTTTTCAGACTTTGTCACCCTTCGTTCCCTTGTACCTCCTGAACCGGCTACATCTGCGCAAAAGGCAGATGAACAAGCTCGTCGGCCCAAGGCATGGAAAGGATTTGTCCTCGCGGCATTTTCTCTTGCGGAGGCTGCTACGTGGACTGGTATCACTGGATGGAAGATCCTTCAACTTGCTCAGGGGGATGGTACAACGCTAAGGGACACACTGCTCTCTATTGGCatggtggtggtatgg CTTGGAATCTTTTCGATCTTTGCCTTTCGGCCTCTAACTACACCACCTTGGTCGATTCTCATTATCagcattcttctctttgtgGTGTCAGCATGGGCAATTGGACAGGCATGGTATATCCGGACGATTACCggctttcttccttcctggGCGAGCTCTGGCAGAATTACACTCGAATTTTTAAACATTGGAGCAACGGCTACGATTATCCTCGTGCTCGGAAGCCTTAAACTAGCATCCCCAGAAGTCCTTTCGCGACTG CCCCAAGTTGCGCCCGATGACGATGTGACCCTCCTCTCTTGGATGACTTTCGGCTGGGTCGACTCATTCATCCGCTATGGGAACTCTCAAGAGCTTGAGCCCGAGGACCTTCCTCTACTTTCCATGACCCAGCAGACAAGGATCGTGTCTGAAAAATTCAGGCAAGCCGCCACTAGCAAGCTCGTCTACAaacttttccttgccaaCAAGCTGGATATGGCCCTGGATGGTAGTCTGACGTTGGTCTCAGTCATCCTCAACTACGCCGGGCCATTTTTCCTGAACAGGATTCT TCAGGGTTTGGATACCAGGTCTCGAGAAGCCATGTCCAGGGCATAtgtctttgctcttttcGCGCTTTTCGCTTCTGTCTCCAAG GCACTTGTCGACCTACTCCACCTTTGGCATAGTCGTCGAGCCGCCGTCCGAATTAAGGCCGAGCTCACTGCTGCTGTCTACGACAAGGCTCTTCGACGCAAAGATGCTTCGGGTATTGTTTCGAAGACTGGAGCggaggacaaggaaagCGATGGCAAGCAGGAGAAAATGTCGAATGCTGACAGTGGCAAGGTCGTCAACCTCATGTCTG GTGATACGACCCGGATTGCCAACACTGTCAGCGGTGCGTACTTTATCTACAGCGCTCCTTTCGAGATCCTTGTTGcgtccatcttcctttacAA CATCCTCGGATGGTCAGCGTTTGCCGGTATCGTAGTGTTGGCGGTAGCGGCTCCTCTGAACTCTTTCGTTTCCAGTCGAAGTGTGAAGATCACTCAAGATCTGCTCAAGGCTCGAGACAAGCGAATTGGGGTTATGAATGAGCTCATCGGCGCCATCCAATTCATCAAG TTTTTTGCTTGGATTGAGCAATGGAAGGGCCGGGCGGCCGAAGCTCGTTCTAATGagatgaagcagatgatTCGAT CTCTTATCAACAACGTTTGGTTTGCATTGCTTTGGTCCCTTGCCCCTATCTTGGTCACCCTcgtttccttcttctg CTACATCGTCATCGAGAAGCGTGATCTTACTGTCTCAGTGGCTTTCACTgccatctctcttttcacAATGCTTCGTCTTCCACTGAATATTATCCCCTCTTAC ATCGTGATCATATTGCAGTCCTTGGTGTCTGTTCAGCGTATCGAGGACTTCCTGGCTGAGGACGAAG TTCCTGATTGGGTTTCCTCCCTTAAGCGTTCTGAAACTCAGAATGATGAACCGACTAAGATTGGATTTGAGAACGCATCTTTTAGGTGGAATACTGGCAAGCAGTCTTCATTGTCAGGAACTATCGAATCTAGCAAAGGGAAGCAGCCTGCTTCCGCACCTGCACCACTCGATGGTAGTGTCGTTACTGACGGTAGTACTGTCGTCGAAGAAACCTTTTTCATGTTGTCAGACCTCAACATCAATTTCCCTATTGGCAGGCTTTCTGTTATCACCGGTCCTACTGGTTCTGGCAAGACCGCACTTCTCACTGCTTTGCTCGGTGAGATGGAGCTCCTTAGTGGCCGATCTTACTTGCCCAAGAACACTACCCAGGTAGACTCTTCATCTGGTCTAAGAAATTCAATTGCATATGCCGCGCAGACTCCATGGTTGCAGCAGACTTCGATCAAGAACAATATCTTGTTTGGTGAACCGTTCGATGAGGAGCGATATGAGATGGTTTTGGAAGCTTGTGCCCT AAATCCCGATTTGGATGCccttgaagatggcgaTATGACCGAAATTGGTGCTAAAGGA GTTTCATTGAG TGGCGGTCAAAAAGCTCGTGTTGCCCTCGCCCGAGCTGTCTACTCCTATACCcagcatcttctcctcgatGATCCTCTTGCTGCTGTCGACTCTCACACTGCCAAGCACTTGACCGATAAATGTCTCGACGGGCCCATCTTGAAGGGCCGTACAGTT GTGCTTGTCTCTCATCACGTTGAGTTGCTCCTCCCCTCAACTGATTATCTCGTCCGAATTCTCGACGGTCGCGTCGACATTCAAGGAACTATTCAAGATTTGCGAGAAAGGGGCGACCTTGATGGAATGGtagctttggaagaagccgaGCTCctcaaggaagaggataggGGTAAAGGGAAATctcaggaagaagaagtggtagaaggagaagacgcAGATGTccaagagatcaagaaagagaagaataagGGTCCTGGAAAGAAACTAATCCAAG atgaagagcgTGCCATCGGTAACGTTAAGTGGGAAACATATAAGCTGTACATTGTGGCAGCGACCTACACCACATGGGCGTGGACTCTCCTTGTATTAA TCTTATCGCAACTCTGCACTGTCGCTGAGAGGTATTGGCTCAAGGTCTGGggtgaag CTTACTCAAAGCAACATGCCACGACCCTCTTCACCATGTTTAAGCCTGCTATCCACGATCTTACCAGCCATTACTTTGACAACGAGCTTCACCAGCATGTGTTGCAGCATAGTGTTTCCGAAAACGTAACTTTCGCTGCCAGTGAAGCTGTCTCTGTCGACATCTCTGGGATCACATCTCAGTTCCCCTCTGCTGAAACGGACCCTACTTTCTACCTTGCAGTGTACACTGCCATTG TTCTTGGAGCGGCTATTTTAGGTGTTGCCTCCAGCGGTATTGGCGCCTGGAGTTCTTACAGGGCCGCGGT AACTATCCACGACCGTCTTTTGGACAGGATCATGAGAG CCACTGTGCGATTCTTCAGCGTCACTCCTCTCGGTCGTATAATCAACCGTTTCTCACGAG ATGTGGAGGTTATTGACTCGAGTCTCAACGGTGCTCTCCGAACAGTGTTGATTTACGTCGCTAGTTTGTTAGCTGCCATT GGCGTGGTCGCTTTTATCGTCCCGTGGTTTTTAGTTCCCGCTGCTCTCATCAGTTATCTATATTATCAGTACTCTGTTCTTTAT CTTCGAGTTGGCCGAAGTTTAAGGAGATTGGAAGCCACA CTTCGATCGCCCATTTT TTCCGGCTTCGCTGAACTCCTTGATGGTGTTATTTCTGTACGAGCTTTCTCCGCAGAGGCACGATTCATGGAACAATTGTGCAAACAGGTTGACCAAACGAATCAAGCGTTCTATTACTACTGG ATGATGAACCGCTGG ctccttctccgcttcGACTTCCTTGGTGCGATTTCTGTTGCTTTGACAACTTGGCTCGCTCTCAGTGGAGCCGTCCCTGCAGGTTCCGCCGGTATGGCGATCGTCTCAGCTCAATCCTTTGTCTCCGCCTGTTACTGGGTTTCTCGATTTTGGGGTCAGCTTGAGATGGACTTTAACTCTGTGGAGCGTGTGCAGGAATATTTGTCTGTTCCTCAGGAGCCTCCTGCTGTCATCCCCAGTAATCGGCCACCTGCGTATTGGCCGGCCAACACAGGTGCTCCTGACTTCCTCAGCGTCCGGGATATCGAAATCAAATACGCTCCTGATCTTCCTACGGTTTTCAAAGGATCATTTGATATCAAGGCGGGGGAGAAGATAGGCTTAATTGGTCGTACGGGAAGCGGAAAGTCAACTTTGGGTATGAGTTTGTTAAGATTCACCGATCCCACTTCCGGAAGTATCGTCTTGGATGGCATTGATATCACCAAGATTGGTGTTGATGACCTC CGCTCCCGTATTACCTACATCCCTCAAG ATGCCGTCTTATTCTCTGGTACTGTTCGAGAAAATCTCGATCCTTTCGCCGAACACACCGATGTGGAACTATACGACGCGCTTGCCAGAGTGAATCTCGGACCTCACGGGACCAGCCCCCTTCCTAGTCGCATTCCTAGTCGTGTTGCTTCCAGTCGCCGTCTCGATGCAATCATTGCTGAGGAGTCAGCAGCGCGGTCATCTGCATCATCCGCTTTGGGGTCTGCTCTTAGTTCTGCCAATGCCAGAGCGATCATTACCCTCACTACAGAAGTATCTGCCGGCGGGAGTAACTTCTCACAAGGCCAACGACAGTTAGTCGCAATGGCAAGAGCACTGTTGAGGAGGTCTAATTTGATT ATCATGGATGAGGCCACGGCATCTGTGGACTTTGCCACCGACGAAGCCATTCAAGCAGCGATCCGTTCAGAGTTCAAGGATTCAACTCTGTTGACTATTGCGCACAGATTGTCTTCTGTCATAGATTATGATAggcttcttgttctttcaGATGGCGCGGTCGCCGAGTTTGATACTCCAATT AATCTCCTTCGCAAGGATGGGTCCCTCTTCAAAACTCTCTGTGAAAAGTCAGGGAAATACAAAGAGCTTTTTAaggctgctgagaagaaggagcaagaagatcaggaaaaggaaagcagCAGTGGCTGA
- a CDS encoding PAP2 domain-containing protein — translation MSSVADAVRFCFPTAPIGSGATTDFPLYARNESQLARGKVRHEEEERVASPVQATFKAICASYAPDWIIVTVLWGVLIVLDRSGGHKREFSLNDISIQHSFAEHERVPPVLLVLFSIVVPLLVLVPLSSLVARNAWDTHNSVLGLLMSYTMTGVVTQIIKMSVGRPRPDLIARCMPVEGAADHPVFGLSNVSICTNTNAFILDDGFKSFPSGHSSMSFAGLGFLSLYLAGKMHLWDNGGHRTRAWAALSPLLGAAMVAISRTEDNRHHWQDVLVGSILGLFIAWVAYRTYYPPLSHNQCHLPLAPRTDPDNYQDFPLDDEEQGRNGGARDRVRLLSEEMDGRAG, via the exons ATGTCGTCAGTCGCAGACGCAGTGCGCTTCTGCTTCCCAACAGCTCCTATTGGCTCAGGGGCAACGACCGACTTTCCCCTCTATGCCCGAAACGAGTCTCAACTCGCTCGAGGTAAAGTTagacatgaagaagaggaaagagtaGCCAGCCCAGTACAGGCTACCTTTAAAGCTATCTGTGCTAGCTATGCGCCTGATTGGATAATAGTGACTGTTCTCTG GGGTGTGCTTATCGTACTGGACAGATCTGGAGGGCACAAAAGAGAATTTTCACTCAATGACATCTCAATACAACATTCCTTCGCAGAGCATGAGCGTGTTCCCCCGGT CCTTTTGGTCTTGTTCTCCATCGTTGTGCCACTTTTAGTCCTCGTTCCTCTGAGCTCATTGGTTGCCCGCAATGCCTGGGATACCCATAACAGTGTCCTCG GTCTCTTAATGTCCTACACAATGACCGGTGTCGTAACACAAATCATCAAAATGTCCGTCGGTCGACCACGTCCCGACCTCATCGCTCGATGTATGCCTGTTGAAGGTGCAGCGGACCATCCGGTATTTGGTCTATCCAACGTCAGCATATGTACGAATACCAATGCTTTCATTTTGGATGATGGGTTCAAG AGCTTCCCTAGTGGTCATAGTTCCA TGTCTTTTGCCGGTCTCGGCTTTTTGAGTCTTTACCTAGCCGGTAAGATGCATCTCTGGGACAACGGTGGACACCGC ACGAGGGCCTGGGCTGCTCTTTCACCTCTCCTGGGAGCTGCTATGGTAGCTATCAGCCGAACAGAAGATAACAGAC ACCATTGGCAAGACGTCCTTGTCGGCTCTATCCtcggcctcttcatcgcctgGGTCGCTTACCGCACATACTACCCCCCTCTCTCACACAACCAATGCCACCTCCCTCTTGCACCTCGCACCGATCCCGATAATTATCAAGATTTCCCCttggacgatgaagaacaaggcaGGAATGGTGGGGCTAGAGATAGAGTGAGGTTATTGtctgaagagatggatgggcgAGCTGGGTGA